In Macaca fascicularis isolate 582-1 chromosome X, T2T-MFA8v1.1, one DNA window encodes the following:
- the LOC141409471 gene encoding uncharacterized protein, whose amino-acid sequence MCALSLLSGDLFMQHTDSSPCQECLTLGSQDLRQRLSNPEALSVSQNRRASGTPALPAPSPSAKGGPPPSAAAPPRALAPAPPSRAPAPPAAGGRQRAAARGAGVSTCHRAAAAPSFRGTCPARRLPPALPHGRRPLFPAAPRGPRAPRPAPRPPGPVSASSWGHPDGGSPARSRLHPSAPASEQPPLPPPPPPSSHPGSVCPGHGALRMRRGAGAGLRARSGVVSAAPRAPARPPLSRAPRWGHAVSHLAGDQGDPGGPLHLRHPPHPLCDPMVHLPRCGLRPWHLSAADPRGRHAGGAPSAGAMGTEPSRSAPQLSARAPYSGPRRPPCTSTASWP is encoded by the exons ATGTGCGCGCTATCGCTGCTGAGCGGGGACCTTTTCATGCAGCACACTGACAGTTCACCGT GTCAGGAATGCCTTACCCTCGGGAGCCAGGATCTCAGACAAAGGCTCTCCAACCCTGAAGCTCTTTCTGTCTCCCAGAACCGCAGGGCATCG GGGACGCCTGCTCTCCCCGCACCCTCCCCATCTGCAAAGGGAGGCCCCCCGCCCAGCGCCGCAGCCCCTCCCCGCGCGCTCGCCCCCGCGCCTCCCTCCCGCGCCCCCGCGCCCCCCGCCGCCGGTGGACGGCAGCGCGCTGCTGCCCGCGGGGCTGGCGTTTCCACCTGTCaccgcgccgccgccgccccaAGTTTTCGGGGGACTTGCCCGGCGCGCCGCCTTCCTCCTGCTCTCCCCCATGGCCGCCGCCCCCTCTTCCCGGCCGCCCCCCGGGGCCCCCGTGCCCCCCGCCCAGCCCCACGGCCGCCGGGCCCGGTGAGCGCCAGCAGCTGGGGGCACCCGGACGGTGGGAGCCCCGCGCGCAGCCGCCTGCACCCGAGCGCGCCGGCCTCCGAGcagccaccactgccaccaccgcCGCCGCCGAGCAGCCACCCAGGCAGCGTCTGTCCCGGGCACGGAGCATTGCGGATGCGGCGCGGGGCCGGCGCGGGGCTCCGGGCGCGCTCGGGGGTCGTGAGCGCCGCGCCCCGCGCCCCCGCGCGCCCCCCGCTCTCCCGCGCGCCCCGCTGGGGCCATGCAGTCTCTCATCTCGCCGGTGACCAAGGCGATCCTGGTGGCCCTCTTCATCTTCGCCATCCTCCTCATCCTCTATGTGATCCTATGGTACATCTGCCGCGATGTGGACTGCGACCATGGCATCTGAGCGCCGCGGACCCCCGGGGTCGCCACGCAGGGGGCGCCCCCAGCGCCGGGGCCATGGGGACTGAGCCGTCCCGCAGTGCCCCCCAGCTCAGCGCCCGCGCCCCCTACTCCGGGCCCCGCCGCCCGCCCTGCACCTCCACCGCCTCCTGGCCTTGA